One window of the Trifolium pratense cultivar HEN17-A07 linkage group LG2, ARS_RC_1.1, whole genome shotgun sequence genome contains the following:
- the LOC123910328 gene encoding AAA-ATPase At3g50940-like isoform X1, producing MRSPSMNHFSSLFTTNIGSPTSWFTIYASFSSFMMILRTVINDLIPLRLRTFIISKLQSFFTNYQPNNHQVSLQIYQLWDGTPNNLFHAAKEYLPTKISNTYKSLKVGKLFNQNNILVAFDGKQPVVDEFEGIKIKWLLVEKTKNRPSGNTKSELDEIYDGEMYVYQNMPREYEGNGFVLSFDEKHRDKVMEKYLPHVLSTYETIKAEQRILKIHSGGGGGWRSSNFNHPASFDSLALDPDLRKTITDDLDRFLRRKKIYKKVGKPWKRGYLLYGPPGTGKSSLIVAIAKYLKFDVYDLDLSSVMSNSVLTTVLRATSNRSIIVIEDIDCNKEVLDRSKSAADMNPDMDPVGSFLGVKQMAMGGRGRSDNSGKFTLSGLLNYMDGLWACCGEERILIFTTNHKDKIDPALLRPGRMDMHIELSYLKAKAFRILASNYLDIEEHHHPFLEQVDELLDKMDVTPALVAEHLLRGEDADVALKTLIKLLQGMDISRGNE from the exons ATGAGATCTCCATCGATGAACCATTTTTCTTCCTTGTTTACAACAAACATTGGTTCACCAACATCATGGTTCACTATATATGCTTCCTTCTCTTCATTTATGATGATTTTAAGAACTGTAATCAATGATCTCATTCCCTTAAGGCTTAGAACATTCATCATCTCAAAGCTACAATCTTTCTTCACAAATTACCAACCCAACAATCATCAAGTCTCACTTCAAATCTATCAACTTTGGGATGGAACTCCCAACAATCTTTTCCATGCAGCCAAAGAGTATCTCCCTACTAAAATATCCAACACTTACAAATCCCTCAAAGTAGGGAAACTATTCAATCAAAACAACATACTAGTAGCTTTTGATGGAAAGCAACCAGTGGTAGATGAATTTGAAGGTATCAAGATTAAATGGCTACTTGttgaaaaaaccaaaaatcgtcCTTCAGGAAATACCAAAAGTGAACTTGATGAAATATATGATGGTGAAATGTATGTGTATCAGAATATGCCAAGAGAATATGAGGGGAATGGATTTGTGTTAAGTTTTGATGAGAAGCATAGAGATAAAGTAATGGAGAAGTATCTTCCACATGTTTTAAGTACTTATGAAACTATAAAAGCTGAGCAGAGGATTCTCAAGATACATTCAGGTGGAGGTGGTGGTTGGAGATCAAGTAATTTTAATCATCCAGCTTCATTTGATTCACTTGCTTTGGATCCTGATTTAAGGAAAACTATAACAGATGATTTAGATAGATTTTTGAGGAGGAAAAAGATCTATAAAAAAGTTGGTAAACCTTGGAAACGTGGTTATCTATTGTATGGTCCACCAGGAACAGGAAAATCTAGTCTTATTGTTGCTATagcaaaatatttgaaatttgatgTCTATGATTTGGATCTAAGTTCTGTGATGTCTAACTCAGTACTCACTACAGTCTTGAGAGCGACATCTAACCGATCCATCATCGTCATTGAAGACATTGACTGCAACAAAGAGGTGCTCGATCGATCAAAATCTGCTGCTGACATGAATCCAGATATGGATCCAGTAGGCTCTTTCTTGGGGGTTAAG CAGATGGCTATGGGTGGTAGAGGTAGATCTGACAATTCTGGAAAGTTTACTCTATCAGGACTTCTTAACTATATGGATGGTTTGTGGGCATGTTGCGGGGAGGAACGAATTTTGATATTTACTACGAACCATAAAGACAAAATAGATCCAGCATTGTTGCGCCCTGGTCGCATGGACATGCATATTGAGTTGTCTTATCTTAAAGCCAAGGCATTCAGAATCTTAGCTTCTAATTATTTGGACATTGAAGAACATCACCACCCTTTCTTAGAACAAGTTGATGAACTATTGGATAAAATGGATGTCACCCCTGCATTAGTGGCAGAGCATTTGTTGAGAGGTGAAGATGCTGATGTTGCTCTCAAAACACTTATTAAACTTCTTCAAGGAATGGACATTTCAAGAGGGAATGAATGA
- the LOC123910328 gene encoding AAA-ATPase At3g50940-like isoform X2, whose translation MRSPSMNHFSSLFTTNIGSPTSWFTIYASFSSFMMILRTVINDLIPLRLRTFIISKLQSFFTNYQPNNHQVSLQIYQLWDGTPNNLFHAAKEYLPTKISNTYKSLKVGKLFNQNNILVAFDGKQPVVDEFEGIKIKWLLVEKTKNRPSGNTKSELDEIYDGEMYVYQNMPREYEGNGFVLSFDEKHRDKVMEKYLPHVLSTYETIKAEQRILKIHSGGGGGWRSSNFNHPASFDSLALDPDLRKTITDDLDRFLRRKKIYKKVGKPWKRGYLLYGPPGTGKSSLIVAIAKYLKFDVYDLDLSSVMSNSVLTTVLRATSNRSIIVIEDIDCNKEVLDRSKSAADMNPDMDPVGSFLGVKMAMGGRGRSDNSGKFTLSGLLNYMDGLWACCGEERILIFTTNHKDKIDPALLRPGRMDMHIELSYLKAKAFRILASNYLDIEEHHHPFLEQVDELLDKMDVTPALVAEHLLRGEDADVALKTLIKLLQGMDISRGNE comes from the exons ATGAGATCTCCATCGATGAACCATTTTTCTTCCTTGTTTACAACAAACATTGGTTCACCAACATCATGGTTCACTATATATGCTTCCTTCTCTTCATTTATGATGATTTTAAGAACTGTAATCAATGATCTCATTCCCTTAAGGCTTAGAACATTCATCATCTCAAAGCTACAATCTTTCTTCACAAATTACCAACCCAACAATCATCAAGTCTCACTTCAAATCTATCAACTTTGGGATGGAACTCCCAACAATCTTTTCCATGCAGCCAAAGAGTATCTCCCTACTAAAATATCCAACACTTACAAATCCCTCAAAGTAGGGAAACTATTCAATCAAAACAACATACTAGTAGCTTTTGATGGAAAGCAACCAGTGGTAGATGAATTTGAAGGTATCAAGATTAAATGGCTACTTGttgaaaaaaccaaaaatcgtcCTTCAGGAAATACCAAAAGTGAACTTGATGAAATATATGATGGTGAAATGTATGTGTATCAGAATATGCCAAGAGAATATGAGGGGAATGGATTTGTGTTAAGTTTTGATGAGAAGCATAGAGATAAAGTAATGGAGAAGTATCTTCCACATGTTTTAAGTACTTATGAAACTATAAAAGCTGAGCAGAGGATTCTCAAGATACATTCAGGTGGAGGTGGTGGTTGGAGATCAAGTAATTTTAATCATCCAGCTTCATTTGATTCACTTGCTTTGGATCCTGATTTAAGGAAAACTATAACAGATGATTTAGATAGATTTTTGAGGAGGAAAAAGATCTATAAAAAAGTTGGTAAACCTTGGAAACGTGGTTATCTATTGTATGGTCCACCAGGAACAGGAAAATCTAGTCTTATTGTTGCTATagcaaaatatttgaaatttgatgTCTATGATTTGGATCTAAGTTCTGTGATGTCTAACTCAGTACTCACTACAGTCTTGAGAGCGACATCTAACCGATCCATCATCGTCATTGAAGACATTGACTGCAACAAAGAGGTGCTCGATCGATCAAAATCTGCTGCTGACATGAATCCAGATATGGATCCAGTAGGCTCTTTCTTGGGGGTTAAG ATGGCTATGGGTGGTAGAGGTAGATCTGACAATTCTGGAAAGTTTACTCTATCAGGACTTCTTAACTATATGGATGGTTTGTGGGCATGTTGCGGGGAGGAACGAATTTTGATATTTACTACGAACCATAAAGACAAAATAGATCCAGCATTGTTGCGCCCTGGTCGCATGGACATGCATATTGAGTTGTCTTATCTTAAAGCCAAGGCATTCAGAATCTTAGCTTCTAATTATTTGGACATTGAAGAACATCACCACCCTTTCTTAGAACAAGTTGATGAACTATTGGATAAAATGGATGTCACCCCTGCATTAGTGGCAGAGCATTTGTTGAGAGGTGAAGATGCTGATGTTGCTCTCAAAACACTTATTAAACTTCTTCAAGGAATGGACATTTCAAGAGGGAATGAATGA